The DNA window TTCTCGTCATCCACATCCCACTTCAGGCGCGGATGCGACTCATACCATGCGACGATGACGGCGACTGCGACCTTTGCATCGTCTTCATCTTCGAAGGCCGCAACGAACCATTCGCTCCGGTCCTCATAGCATCCGTTTGTGGCCATCACCAAATGCAGCATCTTCATGCGGCCTCCTGATCTGCTTCTGCGATGAGGGCGCGGCCCAGCTCCGTGGCAAAGTACCTGAGCTGCTCCGTCTGCGCGATGAGGGCGGTGCTGTCGGCGAGGTGATGGCTGTTCAGAGACAGGTAGACCGTCCAGGCCACGGCGTGGCCAAGGGGTGCGTCTATGCCTAATGCTTCGGCCATCAACTCGCCGATCTCGCCCATGCGGCGTCCGCCATGCTGTGACGCGATGCGTAGCCATAGCAGGCCCAAGCGCCGTTTGTCGCGCGGCTCAATGTTCACGCGTGCCGGTTTGCCGATGTGCCAGCGTGTGACTTCGAGGCGGCTCATGCAGCACTTCCTTCCATGGCACAGCCGAGACGTAAGCGTGCTTCCTCTGGTGTTACAGGCTGCGGATACTTACGGCTGAAGGTGGGAGTAGAACCATGGCAGCGACCGCACAGCACTGCGTCCCGCTGCGGAAGAGTGCAGGTGCGGCCACGCTTTGAATGCAGAAAGAAACTCATTCCGCAGACCGTCTCCGCGATCATGCGTTCCGGCGAATCCAGCCGGATCAGCGAATCATAAGTAGCCCGATACCAATACATCTTCACGCCAGCCGTGCGATGCATGAGGTGTGCGTTTCCACCAGTTCCGTGGACGTACGGAGGAAACGACTTTGCGTTTGTCCAGCCGAAGGCCGGATCACGGAAGTCGGGACGTCCAAGGATTATGTCGCTCATGCTGCAACCTCCGGCATCTGTCCTCGATGGCTCATTGCTGCGATGGCCTGCTGGCCGATGTACTCGGCATAGGCGGGGGGGATTGCCTGTGCAAGTTCCTTGCGGGACATCCACGAAATGCCCATGGCCTTGCGCCACAGATCGACGTTGTCACCCTTGCCGCGACCGTTGCCGTAGCAACCGACCACGCGAGACCTGTTGCCTTGAAGACGTGCGAGTGGTGGAAACTCGACCTTCTGCGTTTCGTGACGGCATGCAAGTCCAAGTAAGAGGAAATTGGCTTCAAACAGACGGTGCCGCTCCACCAGTAATCCGAATGAAGAACCGCAGAGCATCACCGGGTTCCGCAGCGGACTTCCGACGACGTTCTCAATGACATACAGAGCATTCGTCTGCTGAAGCCTGCGACGCACTGCATCGACAAGGTCTGGATGATTCTTTTGACGTCCCTGCGCTTTGAGAAGTCCGCGATTCATGCGCATGTACGTCTGGCATGGTGGGCTTGCCCAGACGAAGTCATAGCCGGTGAGCGGAAACTCCATTGCATTGGCAACGTGAAACTCATCACCGCAGTAGTTCGGCTGGTCCTTGATATCGACGCCCGTGACATGGAAGCCAGCGGCCTGCAGGCCACGCGTCGCGCCACCAGCACAGCAGAAGAGGTCGAGTGCACGTAGCTTCATTTCCATCCCCTTTCCGTGAGGTATCCAGCAGCGAAAATCAACACGCCAGCTCCTAGCCCACATTCGAAGAGGACGCCACCTGGAAGGGACGCGACAAGTATGAGGAGGATCGCGATCATAATCAGAGGAAGGACGATCAATAGCTTCACTGAGGCTCCTTGTTAAAGCGGCTTTCGATGTGCTTCACGATGCTGTCCGCTGCTGTGGTGATGGCGTTGTGGATGTCCAACGGCTCGTCGTAGCAATCGTTCGCAAGTGACCAGTCGGCGTGAAGATTGCGATCCAGAACGATGACGACGGCTGCATTCTGCGCGGCAGCAAACTGATGAATCGGCTGCGACATGCGCGTCTTCTCTTTGCGGCGGCCCTCAAGCACCGGGCATGAGGAGTTGTGTGGCGTCGTCTCTTCGTTGTCGGCGTTCATTGGATCGAAGTAGATGTCCTTCTGATACGTCGTCTTCCAGTGCTCGATAGGCTGTTTGCACAGCTTGCACTGACGGCGTTCCATCAGCTTGTAGCCAGCGCGCCTGATCTCAAGCAACGTGGTGGGAAAGCCGCTCATCGCGAGACTCCTTCCTGAACGACACTCAACATGCGCGTCAATGAATCGACGAGTTCCTGCTGGTCCAGCAGCGTACTGGCAGAACGCACCATGGCCTGTGCCTGACGGATGAGAACTTCTGCGGCATGGCGGCGCTCTTCGTGTGTCTGCGCGAGGAAGTAGCCACCATGCTCCGCGCTACGCGATGCGCAGACGGGAATACAGTAGGGCGTGTTTCGCAGCTCTGAAACGAGTTGCTTCACGCCACGCGGTGTCGTGCCGAGGCGCTGGGCCAATTCGCGCAGGGTGACGGTGTGTTCCGCGCCATAGTGGCGTTGCAGGAGTTCGAGCAGCCGCCGCTGGTCTGGCGATAGCGGCTGCTCGAAATCGGTGCGCGAGACGAGGTTCACTCGTTCGCGGGTGCGGTCGGATTGGAAAAGCAGATCATTCATTGCTGCGTTCTCCCTAAAGAGGTGATCTGTTAAACGTGCGGTTGGAACCACGCGGTGATCTTGCGAGCGACGTATCCGTCACTGAAGCCGAACGGATGCTTGAGGATGGTGAGGGTGAGCTGTGACGTCTCCGGGTTGTAGGCGTAGCCCACGGCAGCGCCGAAGTGCTGGATGGTGCCTTCGTTGCCAACGACTGGATGGCCGATCTCCTGCGCGACGTCGCTGCAGCGTTCGGCGAACTCTTCTGGGGTTACGGTGTAGGTGAGAGGCTGTGACATCTACTTTCCTTTCCTGTGTTCGCGGCACCATGTCCGCCATTCCTTGTCGATCTCGGCTTGCGTGGTGTTGGCGTTTTCGTACAAGAGCCACATCCGAGCGAAGTCTTCGTAAGCGAGACCGCCGATCATCGCTTCAACGGGTTTGCTTCGCATTGGCCGGTGGCAATCATGCGATCTATGAACTTGCCGCCTGCCGGGTTTAGTTCGCGCCAGCGGATGTCACAGGCCTCTTCGATCTCGATCAGCAGGGATTCATAGTCGAGGCGGACAAGCTCCTCTTTCTTTCTGTCCAGCAGCGTCTTGACCTCTTCGATTGCGTTCGTAAGTTTGGACATCTATGCCTCCGCTGTTTGTGCTCCGTTGAAGTAGGCGCGCTCGATGCACTTGCGCTGTGGGTGGTGACGGAGTGGCGCATCCATACGCGCGGTGTTGCGCTGGATCAGCAGCTCCGCACCGGCGACGATGCGTTCCAGTGGATTGCGGATCGCAGCAAGCATGACCTCGGCTTCTTCCGCCTCGGCATAACGGTTAATCGAACGCTCGCAGACCTCCGCGCGTTCCGAGGGCGCAAGGCTCTCCCACCAGGCGTCGATCATGCCGATGGTCATGCGGTGCGTGATCGGGCCGTCTTCAAGCACGGTGTAGACCGCGTTGGGATTGCCGTCGCGTTTGTCAGTGCCATCGGGCAGGCGCATGGATTGGGTCAGGGCTGAGGCGATGGTGTTCAAGCTGCCACCTCCTCTGGAAGCTGCGTGATGGCAACGTCGGCGAGCTGCTCGATGTAGCTGCCGGTCTGCGAGAGTGCCTGCAGGTGGGAGTGGGCTTCGTCGTGACGATTCGCATCCATCAGCATCTTCGAGAGAGTTGCGAGACTCTTTGCCCGATCTGCGGATTCGATGATCGTTTGCAGTCGTTCCTGTTGTGACATCATGCTGTCCTCCGGTGCGCCTGGTCGGCGGCCTTGGTGGTGTAGTGTTCGCGGAGTACCGCGAGCTGCAGTTCAACGCTTCGCATGGACGCGATGGCGGTCTTACAGCAGCGCAGGACGTCCTCTGGATCGGAGTGGCGGTTGCATACCGCTGCGTTCACGAGAGTCAGCGACTCCGTCATTGCAGCGGCCTCGCTCAATGCGTCTTCGGCGTGGTGGCGAAGGCTCCTCATGCTGCTGCCTGCAGTTCCTTGTCCCGGAGTTCGGGACGGCTGATGAAGGCGTGGGTGGCGGCGAGCCGTGCATAGGCACGGGCCTGATCTAGGTACTCTTCTGCTCCGGCGAGGTTGCCATCGTCCATGCGCAGCTTCGACATGAAGATGTGGTCGCCTGCATCGCCGCCGATGGCACCCGCCTCTTTGGCGTGGAACTCGGGAATGGTCATGCCGCCACCGCTTTCTTGGCGCGGGGCTTCCGTTGCTTCGCCTCTTTTTCACGCAAGGACACCTTCACGCGCGGCGCGGAGCTGCTGACCTTGATGCATTCGGCGAATGCAGCCTTCAGCTTCGTGCGAAGATGCTTCGGTAGATCAGCCGTCCGAAATACTTCCTCTGCACCTGCGACCAGCTCGTGCTTGATGCGCTCGCTGAAGATGCGTGAGAACAGATCGGCACGGTCATGTTCAAGTAACAAGAAACGCAGGTTGTTGATCTTCTCTTCGTCCAAGCTGGTGGTGGTAACGTCCGTGACCATCGCCGTATTCAACGCGCCTTCGATAATGCGCGAGTGCTCCGATCCAGCAGCAAACTGCCCCCAACCTTTGACCAGGATGATGACGCGGTCCTTCGCGTCCTTCTCTTCCTTCGTTGCCGATGTCTTTGCTTCCGCTGCGAACTGATAGGACCGCAGGATAATGTCCGTCTGTTCCGGCGTTGGGCCTTTGGCGACATCGATAATGACTGGCTCCGGTGCGGCCATCGTCTCTGCGTTGATTGTGTGCATGGTGCTGTTCATCGTTCCTCCGGGTAGTGGTGCTGCGTTGGTGTCTGGTATGGATGGGTGCAGTCGTAATCGAAAGCCTGGACAAAGCCCTGAATCACGGAAGCCATGACGAGGGCGATGAGACACATCCAGACGAAGTTGATCGCGAGATCACAGAGCGTCTTTTTTGCAGGAACTGGTTTCATTGCACGGAACCTTTCTGCGCAAGCTCCGCGCGTGTGGAGTTCATGGCCTTGAAGAGGCGACGGACATTGATGTAGGGCGTGCCGTGGCGATAGATATCCGGCACCGAGGAGTGATCGACGAGCGCCTGACGCTGGCGCTGAGACAGGTTCGGCATCTCGGCCTGGACGATGCTCATGGCGCTGGCGGCGCTGACACCGGAAAGCTCGACATTGGCTTCAATGCGAGAGTTGAGCTGTTCGAGGATGGGTGCCTGCTGGTTGAGGATCGTTGCGAGGCGATGGCTTCCCATCAGCAACACGCCGACGCGGAGGCCAGTCTCTGGATCGTGTAGCTCGCGGAGAGCCTCCAGTGCGTCCAGGGAGAGCAACTGTGCTTCGTCTACCGCGAGTAGAACCCGGTGCGGACGGAGCGCGAGACGCAGGCCGTTGAGGCAACTTGCCGTCGTCATGCCGCCGGGTGCGCCTGTGGTGAAGCAGATGCGGCGTAGCAGCTCACGCGGCCCCATCCTTGCGGATGAGCGGATGTAGAAGGCGCGTTCGTTGTCATCCAGTTGCAGATGGGCAGCGTTGAAGTCTTCCACCATGCGCCGGGTAACAAACGTCTTCTGCGACCCCGGAGGCCCATAGATAAGAGCCATTGCGCTGTTCGCGTGGCAGAACGAGAACCACTTGCGTAACGTGGCTACGTTCTCTGTCTGATATAGCTCTCCGCGTGTGGCCTGTGTGATCGCCAGCGGATAACGCTCAAACATGGTTTCGAGGTCGCGGCGGATGAGCAGATCGGAATCGGCTGTCTGCTCATACTTGTCCTTGGAAAACCGCTCGACACTGACGCGGCCACGTCCGCAAAGCATGGCGACCTGATCCCACGTCAGGTTGCCGTGTTCCTTATAGGCAACCAGCTTCTGACGCGTGGTCATGCTCTTTGGCAGAGATGATTCAAGGCTTTGTTTCAACTCTTCAGTGATGCGCACTTAGTCCTCCATCGCAGCGATCATGGCTGCCACGTCATGCGCACACATCGGCGCTGCCGCCTGCGGGGCGATCTTGCGTGGCTGTTTGGGTTGAGTGATGAGGCCAGCGATATCCGGCCCCGGCGTGGTGGGAACGTTTTCAGCGAGCAGCTCAAGGCGTGTCTTCGCGCCAAGGATGCGTCCGGTGCGCTGGATGGAGGCGAGCTTGTCCTTGCTGGCGCGGAGCGAGCCACGGGCGCGCTGCATGCCCTGCGCGATCTTTGCCTGCGTCTCTTGGTCGTGCGGAGCGAAGTTAAGCTTCTCCTGTTTGACCAGGACACACAGGACGCGACCGCGTTCGTCCGCGATGGCGACGGAGCTGCGGTCCAGTGAGTCGTACAACACCTGGACCTTGCTGCGGTCATCGCTACCGCCGGAGAGCGCCAACATCACCGAGGTTGCATGTGCATCGTCATACGCGGCGATGTAGCGTTCGCCATGCATGTCGATGCCGCCACGAATTACCGAGCGGATGGCGCGTTCTTCGAACGTGCCGGCAAGCTCCACGGCAAGCGGCCTCGGACGCTGGCGAGGGTTGCGTTCTGCTTTGAAGACTTCTGCAGGCGAGCGGCGATCCATGCCTTCCGCATCCATCGGCTGCTGATGGTGCCAGTCCACCCATGCAGAGAAGCCCTTGATGTAGTCGCTGGCGAGTGGAAGATGGGAGCGCTCTGGCTCGCCATCCTTCACCGCCTTGTCATGGTGCGCCATGGTGTGGCCGGAAATCTCCGGGCGAAGGTGCGGAGCGCCGCCCGTGTACGCCTTCGTCCACATCGTGTCGTACTGCTCATGCACGGTGCGGAACTGACGCTCGACATGCTTCGATTGCGGATGATTCGGAATGCAGTGCGTGACGCTCATGCCAAGGCGCGCAAGGATGCCGAGACGCATCTCCATCTCGGAGATGTCATCAAAGATGGTGGTGAGGTCGGCACCGGGCTGCACCATGTGGCCGCGCAGTGCGCCGCGTGCTACCTTCCGATACGCCTTGCCGTTGTCGCAATAGAACTGCTCTGCAGGACCGTGCGCGAGGACAGCGTTGCGGAGCGCCGCGCCGATGGGAACGCTGGACTCTTCCACGCCCCAGCACCATCCCACGAAGTAGCGGCTGCGGTAGTCCACGATGGCAGAGAGCTGCAGGCGAATCTTCTGATTTTTCGGAATCCAGTCGAAGACATCGTTCTGCGTGAAGACGTCGGCCTTCATTGTGTCTGCGATCCAAACCTGATTCGCGTATTCCGTGTAGGCGCGCTGGAGGTACGGCATGACGATGTCGCCATACTTCTTCTCTCCCTTGCGTGCGAGTTCCTTCAGGTCTTTGTCAGCGGCATCAAGGAAGCGCCGGATGGTGTCATAGCTGGGCAGATCGGCCAGCCCAAGTCCAAGACGCCATCCCTGCTGGCGCAGTGCGCGTTCCGCTGCACGAGCGCTGACGTGTGTGCCATCCGCGTAGCCAGTGAACGCGACCAGGGCGGCAGCGTCCGGGTGTTCGCTGAAAAAGCGGCTCTGACCGGCATCCTTGCGCGGCTTCTTCGCGAGGTTGGCTTCTCCACCTTCGCGGTAGCGCTTGAGCATGCGCTTAACGGTGCTGTCGCTCATGCCACGCTGCTCGGCCAGCCACTGGATCATGTCGGTCTGTGTGCGTACCGCAGCACCACTCAGCAGACGCAGGCCAAGCCGCTTGTCTGGATAGTTGATCCAGTCGAGCAGCGGAGCCAGAACCTCGCGGCGCTCTGCAGCTTCGCGCGCGGCGGTGTCATTCAGGACAACGCGCGGAGCCACAGGCAGTGGGCGTGGCTGCATGAATGTCGCCAGTGCGAGCTGTGCCGGTTCCTCGACCTGCAGCTTGCGCTGCTCGACCTCATAGCGTTCGCGTGCCTTGGGTGGCAACGAGGCAACCGCAAACTCCAACTGCGTCCAGCGGCCATTCCGTTCGCCGGTCTCGCGTGTGCGGACATTGCCTCTACGCACTTGTTCTGAAAGCCAGCGACGGTCCCACTCGGAAAGCCGGAGGAAGTCTTCCCGGGATATCCAGCGTTCGGGCGTTGGTAGAAGGTGGGGTTGCAGGGATGGGAGACTAGCCAATCTCCACCTCCTGCAGCTCACGTTCAAGCGAGGCGATGTTCTGTCCGGCACGTTTCTGGCGAAGGTATTCGCGGCCAAGCTCAAGGAGCTGCCAACCGGC is part of the Terriglobus sp. RCC_193 genome and encodes:
- a CDS encoding DNA cytosine methyltransferase, which codes for MKLRALDLFCCAGGATRGLQAAGFHVTGVDIKDQPNYCGDEFHVANAMEFPLTGYDFVWASPPCQTYMRMNRGLLKAQGRQKNHPDLVDAVRRRLQQTNALYVIENVVGSPLRNPVMLCGSSFGLLVERHRLFEANFLLLGLACRHETQKVEFPPLARLQGNRSRVVGCYGNGRGKGDNVDLWRKAMGISWMSRKELAQAIPPAYAEYIGQQAIAAMSHRGQMPEVAA
- a CDS encoding AAA family ATPase — translated: MRITEELKQSLESSLPKSMTTRQKLVAYKEHGNLTWDQVAMLCGRGRVSVERFSKDKYEQTADSDLLIRRDLETMFERYPLAITQATRGELYQTENVATLRKWFSFCHANSAMALIYGPPGSQKTFVTRRMVEDFNAAHLQLDDNERAFYIRSSARMGPRELLRRICFTTGAPGGMTTASCLNGLRLALRPHRVLLAVDEAQLLSLDALEALRELHDPETGLRVGVLLMGSHRLATILNQQAPILEQLNSRIEANVELSGVSAASAMSIVQAEMPNLSQRQRQALVDHSSVPDIYRHGTPYINVRRLFKAMNSTRAELAQKGSVQ